The segment GTGTCGAAGGCTTTGGTTGAGGAGATCCTCACGAGCAATTTCAAATTTTATGCTTGAAGGATTGACATTGGTATCATGTATTGGGTAGATCAATATACTACACTCATTGAGAATAGTGAGTCTAGCCAACCTATCTATTCATAATGTCATTGAGGTCCTTGGAGAGTTTTATCTCTAGGAAAACTCATTAGTGAGGATGATCTAAGTAAAATACTTTAGGTTTGATGCAAGCAATAGAGTCTAATGAGGACATATTTGGGTTAGAAAGTTCTAGCAAGGTAAGGCGAGACCAAGACACTCAACCCAAATTGGGATTTAAAGAGACTTGTTGTATGAGATGACAAAGTCATGAGTCCACGTTTTGAACACTAAAAGGGAAGAATAGACAAGCTAGGGGCCTCGCTTAAGAGCAACCTCAACATTATTGGCCTTgacaaaacaaaagagaaaaaaccTTTGGTTTAACCATCTAGACAAATAATTTTTAGTTCCTTAGGCAGAGAAATAATTTTCAATAGTTTAACACTTGCCTTATAATTTTTAgtagaaaataattttcaaaatgttATTTTGCATATGAAAAACTCTTCAACTACTTTTTTGAACTTGTGTATTTTTTATAGATCTATATAATAATACAATCAAAAAAAAACTTTGATATCACGTGATATGATATAAATatgttttttaaaaaatgaatgatTTGATTTTTAGATGGAATATTACTTTACATATAATTTACTACCAATATTATTTTTACAACTCTTTAAAGTACAAatactaataaaataaataaatttatttataagatCTTTATCCTTCCTTCTACTTTATAGTATCACTAGAACCTTCAACCCTACCCCACATCTTTATAATATCAACAAACATTAACCCTACCCCACAACCTATAAAATCTATCCAGAAAGTAAGATCAAAGGTTAGTTGTTAAATCAAAATAATGTATTGCCAGACACGTCCACACTTATTTAGCTTATATTAATTGAATTCAACCCTCGAAAAGCCACCATGGGGAGTCGATTGGGAGACCCAATTCGGATAGTGTCGAGCTGTAATATAACCCATCGTCTTTATAAGGGACTACACGGTCTCGACGCGCAGCTTCCATTTCATGCATAGAAGCACTCCATATATAGTTATATGCCTAGAGGAGATTTTTACAAGAGTTGATCATCTTTATCAATTCAATGGCTTCATTCTATGAGGATCGCGGTGATGCAGTGGACGACTTTGATGATTATGATCCACACCCCTATAGTGGGGGTTATGATCAAGCTGTTAACTATGGCAGACCCAGACCCCCTTCTGAAGAGACCTGCTATCCTCCCTCCACTGCTGGTGACTATGATTCTCATGACTTCTCCTATGGATCTGAATCCAATCCCTATAGTGAGCAAGGAGAATCCCACATAGATGAGGATAGACCCACATGGGGATCTGGATCACAGCCTTCCCACCAATCATCCGGGTATGGAGGTGGATCTGATTATGAGAGACCCACTAAGCCTAAGCCTAAGCCTAAGCCTGCATATGGTTATGAGTCCAATCAGTATGGTGAATCGGATGAGTACAGTGGCTATGGAAAGCCCAATTTACCCAAGCCTCAGCCTGCTTATGACTCTCAGCCAAATGAGTATGGTGAATCTGAGGAAAGACCCCCCAGTTGGAACAGACCTACACCTCAAGAATATGGGGAGGAGAAGCCACCCAGTTGGAACAGGCCTCCACCTCAAGAATATGGGGAGGAGAAGCCACCCAGTTGGAACAGGCCTCCACCTCAAGAATATGGGGAGGAGAAGCCACCCAGTTGGAACAGGCCTTCTCCTCAGGAATATGGTGAGGAGAGGCCCCCAAGTTGGAACAGGCCTACACCTCAGGAGTATGGTGAGGAGAGGCCTCCCAGTAGGAATAGACCCAGTACTCAAGAGTATGGGGAGGAGAAGCCCGAGGGATGGAGGAGGCCTAGTTATCATAAGCAGGAAGAGGAAGAGGATCAGCCTCCTAGATTTGAGAGGCCAAGCTCTTACCAGCAGAGtgaagaggaggatccagagcgtTACAGGAAGCCTCAGAGGCCTTCTTACTGCCAGCAAGAAGAGGAGGCTCCAACATTCGAGAGACCCAGTTATGGAGAAGATAAGGGAGAGAAATATGGGCGTCCTCAATATGTAAGTTAATTGCAATTGTTTCTTTGAAAGATTTTTAGCTCATCACATTTGTCTCTTTCTGAGAATATTGTCAAGCATTTTACATTTTTGATTCTGTGATTGCAATCTCTTTAATCTTGATTCTAGGCTATAAAGGAAAGTCCATTTAGTTTGAAACTTTCCTTCCACGTGGGTGGGTCCATCACTTCTAGATCTATTCTGTTTCCTTGGGACGTGGTCCCATGTACTATAGGAGCTAACCTGAATAATTGGAGCTCCCACTTTTTTCTCCCTAAGTTAATCAAGTGTTGCTGAAATTTTATTCAGTAATTAAAGAGATTTTAATCCACatacttttgtttattgttttatttttattctgcactacaatttatattataaattgcTCTTATTTTGTATTCTTCTGCATTAGAGTGGAGCTAGTGTACTGTTGTTTCTATTGGATCAATATGAAAAATTTGCATATGATTTTAATAAAAGTCTAAAAAGTGTGTTGGTGATAGTGTGTTGGTAAAGTTATCACCAGAATCAAGTCTTGTTGAGATTAAGTTTTCAGTCAGTTTAACAGAATGAatattcttcatgttcttatatAAGATAGCTTTATGAATAACAAATCCTCTTCCATATTGATAGAAATTGCCAAAAATAAACTAATCGACTACTGGGCAGATCGGCGATCTGTCTGACTTGGACTGCCTGTTTGTTTATAAAATTTGGGTACATTTTTCGATGGCAAAATTGTCTGTGAAATCTGATTAATTTGTGATTAGATCACAACGTTTCCAGGAATTGCGATTTAATCACAAATAAACTGCCGCAACAAGTAATGCTTCTATTTTTTTTTCCATTTAGCGGCTCATTTTTCCCTTTGGTCACCAGCAAGATACCCAaggcttctttttttttcttctgatttttgTCATGATTCTCGACGCCAGTTGTTCAATTTGCCTGTAAAATACTTGATTTTTTAACTTCGTCAAAATTTTGGTTTTTACGTTGTTCACTTATTGTTTTATGGGCTGTGCACCTGCATTTTTAAAGGGTTTGGAGAatagtaaatttttttattttgtattttataaAAATGGCATGCTCCGTAAAAAGCTATATACCTTGAAAGCTTTGATGTGTTCTTGGCGATGTGGGCTCTGCCTCTTGAACCTGCCCTGTATCATGCGCCAGGGGTACCCGACCAAGCCGAGGGCCGCTGCCTGCAAACcccgtaataattttttttttaacttaaaaaaaagaGATGATTTTGGCTGCATTAGACATTAGTTTTTTCTATTCTTTGAATTTCTCTGCTTTTTAAAGTTTCCTTTGCTGTTTTACATTAAAACATTTCTACTACTATGATTAGAAAATTTGTACTTTGATGATCTGCAATGGAGAATGCAATCTACTCTTTTTGGAACATAAATATTTGTAATGTCCACACGTAAATATGGACTAAAGCTTATAGCAGTGCACACATGGCTAAATAAGGAGTTTGCCAATTTGGTTTACCAGCAAATTAGCAATATTAtttgtgttttgttccaaatgttCTGTTTTGGTTTGCAGCATCATGATAATCAGTCGAAAGTTTAGATTCATCATGATAATCTTTATGGGTTAAAGTAATTGATGACTTAGCATACTAAATATGAATAACAAGTGTACAGTGTAGCATCGTTTTTGTGTTTGGGTCTCTTCGATGTTACAGTGCTCTTTCCAAACTCTGGTCTTATAGACTGTCTGATCTTGTATATGTCATTAAAAAGTGTTATTTTATTTATGTCAATTTTTCTGTTATTTCTTTATATGTACAGTGTAGCATCGTTTTTGTGTTTGGGTCTCTTCGATGTTACAGTGCTCTTTCCAAACTCTGGTCTTATAGACTGTCTGATCTTGTATATGTCATTAAAAAGTGTTATTTTATTTATGTCAATTTTTCTGTTATTTCTTTATAATTCATTTAACAGTTTGTGAGTAACATGTTAAATTATTGCTTGCACAAGTAATTGTTTAAAGAtcattcaacatgccatctttacataaataggagatattttccacagcaagtcaaattatgatatttctATCAGAATTCAACTGTGTAGTTTGAGTCAAACTAATTGATCCATGTTTTACGAGTAGTgcttcacaagaacccatctctaatGAGAATGAATTACCTTATCACTCATTGCATCTAAATGATGCTCACAAAGGTGAAGTATTGGGCCTTCTtggggaggtcacccatcctaataCCATTCCAACTCAAGCGAGTTTGACCATGGAGTTTCCCTCAAGGTGAAGTCCACTTAGCTTGCTATCCCATTTGCAAAATCTTCAGCAAGTTTTGTGCCTTTTGAACCATTCATTGTAGAGCCCCTTGTAGTTCATCAATTGATAAATAGGAGATATTCTCCAcgacaagtcaaattatgatattgctatcaagatttaACTGTGTAGTTTTCAAATCAAACTttttgacaaatatttcatgaataATAATTCACACAAACCCATTTTTAATTCTTTAAACTTAAAAACGAACAGAAAACATTCTTCACAAATGATTCTTAATTGCCTTTCAATCTAATCTTTAATCAATACTAAGTTGACAACCTACTCCTGACACTTGGAGAGCAGTACATGAACATTTTAGCGATCTCTTTGCTTACTGATATTTAGGTGTTTTATAAGTATAGCTTACAAAGAATATTTATCCTGTTCGTATTTGTAGATTCCTTTGTCTTTTTGTCAGTTTATAGAACTGAAAGAGCTGGATTAAGCAGCTCAACGGTTTTTCCAGAGCACGAAAGAGCTGGATTAAGATATTTGTTGTGACATTGTTAGATCTAGACCCTGCCACCAATTTTTCTTGCTATTAGATTTGGTACCATGTGACCGGATTCTAATATATTTGTTAACAAAGGATTGATGATATGCTTGTACTTTAGGTCTAGAAGATTTTTTCTCACTGCCAACTTTCAAAGGGTTAAGAATTATTTTAGTATATGTTAAAATATTTCTGCTTAAATATTCATTGATCAGAGTGTTTAGTTAGACTGGGGTCTTATGGAGGGGATTTCCTTAAAAATAGAGTTGGAGTTGTTGAGATTTTTTAAGAAAATTTTAAAGCTGCTGATCACATGAATTTTGTATTGTAATTCAGCTTAAAAATTTAAATTCCGAAATTTAAGAAAAttggtggtctcatgaatataTAATTTATTCATGAGACCACCTCTTTCTTAAAATAGAGTTCAAGCCCCTCATGAGACTCCTAATTCAAGAGTGGCCTCCCACTTATAGAAATAGTTTTTAGACTTAAAAGGCTCACGAAATAATGCAGGTTGAGCTTTAAGGAAATTTAAAAGTTAAagttgattctctggttttcatccTCATCTTTAGAGATCTGTTATATCCTACATGGGTTTTAGCTTACAAAGTTTTTTCGTTTTATGGTCTGTTTGAGTAATTCTTAACCTTTTGACTCAAGGCCTGTTTTGATATAGGGATAAGTTCAAAATTTATAATAGCGACATGTCAATTTTTTCTGTTTTGCACTGCTAATTTTAAAACAGATGTCCATGCCCTGATCCTCTCAGACAACTCTATAGACTATAAGTTTATGAATTTTTTTGCCTCTTGTTTATAAGTTTTGGTTGCTTGATTGAAAGGTTGTATACTTTAGATTATAAGAGATGTCAAAATTCCTTTCTTGTTCACAAAGGTGAATGCTACAAGGATTGGAAGGTTGTATGCATTTTTCTATTTATAATCTTTTATTTTAAGCCGAACATGgataatttgttattgattttacTTCCATGTATGTAGTTTTTTAAGAGGCTAAAAGTTCTTTTTGAAATGCTCACGTGACAGGGTGATGACTATGAAGAAAGGAAGGAGCAGCAACATCACCATGGTCACCATCATCGCAAATCTTACGATGACGAGTGATCTCGATGCAGAAGCTTGACTTAACAATGTTTAAGTTACGAGTATACTGTTATTGAGAACATGACAAATGATTTGAGTGCATAAGCTTTGCTTAGTGACCCATAAAAACTTTGAAGGTATTAATATGCATATTCTGACATAGAACTTTAAGGGTGTTATTAATAAGCATATGGAGACTATTTAAGAAGTTTAAATATGTAGTGTGGAGGAAAATATTTTGTATGGCATTACAGTATTGAGCTTTTCTATATATAACTTAAATTATGTGTTTGTGATGTGCTGTATGAATTAATGCTAATTGGTTCTGTCTAAATTTATTGACAGTTAGTACAaaagatgcaaatagagaaaaatCAGATAAGAAACTGAACCATGAACTCTAAACTCTAGTAGCTTCTTTACAGGAAAGACAGGGCAACATAGAAACAGGGAGTCTATATAAGCTTCATGGGAGGCATGCCAAAGGTGGTTGAATTTGACATAGCATAAGGCTTAATTGTTCCCTGTTTTAATAACTGACTGCGCAATGATGTTTTCGGCTTAGTTGTAATGGTAATGGATATAAGGAAGGAGATATAGATTAAGATTTCTCTAGGTGCTAGGTACGTTTAAATACTAAGACCCATGATTAAATGTAGATCAGATGTTTACCCAACAATAACTATCCTTTTTTTTCTCGTTGAATGAAGAAAACATAAGTTGCAGGTTCGGGATAAAGATCCGGTTTGTCAATTTGGCTAAATTTTTTTTGGGGGTCTGGATTTCTTAGtactataaatatatacatacaactAGTATGTTCATCTGTTCGAATGAATGCTGATCAATGTGAATTATAAATTTGTTATACAAAGATCAAATATATGAACAAATTTAAACTAACAAATCACTCATCTGCAGTCATAAATAACTGTTATTTACTTTCATTGATTACGTCTATTGCTTGCTGTTCAGTCTCTGTGAATTATGTGTTATGATGTAATGTTCATAtcttaaaaaacttaaaaacacaATCCTTAACCTGGGCAAACCCAGGAACGTACCAGGAACGTACCAGGACCAGAACCTGGGCGTGCAGCTAAGAAACCGGTAACTTAGAAAAAAAACAGTTAAAGAAACCCTCTTAGTAAAATACAAATGATGATTTCGATAAGCAGAAACCAGATTGGCCTGGTTTGATTTCTGTCTAAAGGAAATCTAGGGCTAATAAATGGTTAAATGTGTGAGGATATAGGAAGAAAGTGAGGTTTGGTTTTAATTTGCCAAGACAATTCTACTTGTGGTACTAACCTGTATATAACCAAGTTTTTATAATCTGCATCATAAGCCCATTCAAATGCCATTAGCAATGTTAATATATGTAAATAAACAACATTGAAGTCCTGCATACTGTGTGGGTGGCTCGCCCAAGTTGCAGACTTTAAGGCTCTCTTTTTTCTACCTTATCAATTAGTATACCTTAGGCTTTTCTTCCTTTGAGGGTCATTCCATCATTGAATGTTTTGTTTTACTACTATGCTGTGAACAGTTTTCTAGCTTTTCTTTTGCTCTTTTGTGGAAGGAATCTAGAATGCACATCTAAAGACAAAAACCTCTAGGTAAAAGGCGTATTACTACCCTTTTCCTATTAAAGAACTtcaaaatacaatagaacatgGGAGAGGGCATGCTTCTTCAGATTTTGTATGCAATTTTCTCTGTTTTGAAGCCTCTATTAAAGGGAAACGAACGATCACATTCATGGATAGTTATGTTAGTATGGATCACCTATAGATgagaacaaaataaaaaataaaaaaaatcccctAATAATGGCTTTAAGGGTAGATTGGGTAATACAATTGAGTCAAACAAGTCTTAGAAATTGATTTAATCCAAATCTATGTCACTAGCATCCCTTCGAGAGTAACTTGTGGGAGGGAGAGAGCGAGTAATTACACATTATCTCCATTTTGAATAAACTCATAAGAAATGAAGTAGGACTTAAATTGTATTTGGTTAGTGTGTAGTTTCATATGTTGGTTGCATTTTGTATTAGTTTGCAAGTTTTAAAAGTATCAAGCATGTATTGCATGAAAGGTGGTGTCTTTTCATGGTTTTTTTATGtatgatttaatgattttttttgttgataaATATTGTATAATTAGCAATTTTTCACaaacaaatatatataatttttttgaaagtcataaaaataaaattgttggaaGGTGAAGTGGGTTAGAATATTAATCGTTTCTCTTTTCAACATATTTGATAACAATCTATTTTCAACATGTTTgataacaatctcatcttctcaACATGTTTCATAACTATCTCATCTTCCTAATTTGTTCTATAACCATTATGGATGTTCAATTCTTTGGAAGGAAGGTTAGATAACTACATAGTCTAGGCAAAATAATTGATGTGATTACACCTTTTTGGTCGACAGGGATTTTCATTCTAAACCTTGTTATCTAAAACATCCAATTGTGCACTTATCATTTTTGTTTGAATACTTGTAGATATTGCTAAAAGTTCTATGCTCCCTTTCTAGTGTTATATTACTTATTTTCTATGAATCACTTTTTTGTTAAGATTGGTTTGTTCCTTTGATCCAAGATCATTGTTAAAGCAATGTTTAACACATGCTTCTTTAAATACATAAACAACAAAATATGGAAGTTTTCCCTTCATTGTTAAAGCAATTTTTAGCACATGCTTATATTAAAACAACAAAATATGGAAGTTTTCCCTTTTTGGTTCAACTTCtaagtcttcaaataaatgtcaCAACAAGAGTAAATTAACCTGTTTTTGCTTTAATCCAAAACTGACATAGACATGAACATCAAAAGTGTCTAGAGACAACACCAAGATCTTTTCGAAGTAATTTTGTGAATTATGTGCTAGTTGGGACTAATACAACATCAAATTTATACAAGCAAGTAATTTGGACATCCAATAGCCAAAGTTAAAATTGATGCTATGATATAGGATAACTAGGTGTGCCAATTACAAGCATACTCTCCTATCAACAATTGTAGTTTCATTAGAGGCAAACACTCAATACAACACTAAAGGGATTGAGATCCTATTTGGATTTGGATCTCCTCAACTATCACTATGTAGGTGGAATACTACCCTCCTAAGCACCAAGGATATGTACACAAATTCTAACAATTGAAGGAGAATAAGTAGCAAACCATGGTGGACTATGTTGAGTTATGTGCCTATTGTGCACCCTTGCCCAAGGACACACTTGATCAAAACACATTGCTCAAATATGTAAATGGGTTATAACATTACATTCACTTTAAAATAGAGTTCCTAACTTCAAACTCACTAGTGCAAGCATTGGACTTATCCAAAATTGAAAGCCAAGGTAAAGTTCAAGCAAAAGCTCTCTTCACATGAAAACAAGTAAACACATGATTCAATAAATAAGCCTTCTACACAAAAGTAGAATAccttgaatataaacaacaaaagaaaaaatcaTTTGCATCAAATGACCACAAAAGTAAGAAGTAGCAGGGTGATAAATAGTGCCATTGTCATTGTGGGCCACTTCAACATGTTGGGCACAACAATATCTGCTAGCACAAGCCACAATAAATCCTTGCACAAGCTAAGGTGACTAGCTTGGAGGCATAATGTCTTAGCACTATCATTATGCCCATTCACACCTTAAAGGAAAACAAGTCTCTTCAACACCAAGTGCTAGGTCAATTGACATCCCCTTTGTATCATCAATAGTGAAACaataaaattcaaaatcatttgTGTCTAATAATAAAGCTTCCACATTGTCCATGCCAAGCAAGGACAAAGGTAAGAAGAAGCAGGGTGACAAATAACCCATTGCCATTGCACCAATTACTATAGTGACATTGAATGCCACACATAACAATCTTTGGTAATGCGGGCCACATTAGATCTTTCCCAAGCTAAAGAAGACTAGTTTGGGGGCATAATGTCTTAGCACTAGTGTCATATCCACTaacatttcaaagaaaaatgagtCTCTTTAATACCAAGTACTAGCCCAGTGGACATGTCTACCATATCATCAATAGTGATATCCCAATCCATTTAGTTAGCCTAGCTTAATCATCGAATTATTGTATATTAACTGTTTAATAATAAACAATTAGGCAAGATTGTTTGATTATGTCAGttgtttttaaataattattaagaaTGATTATGATGGTGATGACTAATCATGATAACCTAATAGGAATTAGTGATATTCTCTTAGGTCAAAGAGAGTATCGTTGAGGAAAAGGTTCTAGTTGTGGAGGTAACCTATCATGATGGGATCGATATGCACATTCACTTAGATTCATGTAGGTAGGTTGTATGCATTTGATTAAGATTAAAATTTTGAGTTCTTGCATTAGAAAAATTTCATAACCTTGTAAGTGGTGTATAAAATATATttacttatttatatatatttgcTTGAGAATAAAATATCTTTATATAAATCTATGTTAAACATAATTCAAAGAGCTCATGTCAATATTGGATCATGAGCCAAATTTAGTAGAAGAGTGTGCTACTAGTTGATACGTAGTTATTTTTGGCATTCTGTCAAAATGGACCAAACTAAATGAGAATTGATAGGAAAATGCAAAATAACATTTTGCCTTTATTATTGTCTCCCGCAATGTCTCCCGCCTAGGCAATTTTGAAATCCCCTCGCAACGACTCCCTTGCAGCGCTGGACCCTGTGCTGGGCGCTGCTTCTGTTGTTGTCGTGGCCGTTGGTAGTGGCAGTGCTACTGTGGACTTACCTGGTGGTAGATCTTTGTGGCCCTCGGCTTCGCTGGACTCTCTCTCGGCATCCCTGCCT is part of the Cryptomeria japonica chromosome 10, Sugi_1.0, whole genome shotgun sequence genome and harbors:
- the LOC131026992 gene encoding uncharacterized protein At5g39570 — encoded protein: MASFYEDRGDAVDDFDDYDPHPYSGGYDQAVNYGRPRPPSEETCYPPSTAGDYDSHDFSYGSESNPYSEQGESHIDEDRPTWGSGSQPSHQSSGYGGGSDYERPTKPKPKPKPAYGYESNQYGESDEYSGYGKPNLPKPQPAYDSQPNEYGESEERPPSWNRPTPQEYGEEKPPSWNRPPPQEYGEEKPPSWNRPPPQEYGEEKPPSWNRPSPQEYGEERPPSWNRPTPQEYGEERPPSRNRPSTQEYGEEKPEGWRRPSYHKQEEEEDQPPRFERPSSYQQSEEEDPERYRKPQRPSYCQQEEEAPTFERPSYGEDKGEKYGRPQYGDDYEERKEQQHHHGHHHRKSYDDE